AAAACCCACCGCGGAGAAGTCCCAAAGCAGCCATCGTCCACAACCCTTACCCCGCTAACCCTACCCACGGCGCGTTCCAGTTCTCGGTGAACCAAGACAAAGGTAGGGCGGGCCGCGCGTGGCATCGACTGTTTAATGCTTTAACGCGTCGCAAAACAATTCTCGTCGCGACAGAGTTCGGTAAGGCCCGCCATCTGTGCAGCGGCGGGCCTTTCGTAATTCAATCAATAGCGGTTTCGCTTCATCAACCGTTTCGACGCTATTGTGTCGAACGCTCGCGCGGCCCGCCCTACAACTGCAACCCCCTCGCCTTGGCCACTCTCGCGTCCCTTCGCGTGTTTCGCGGGCAACAAAAAAGCCGGGAGCCATTTGGCCCCCGGCTGGAGTTGTTCGTCGTGCTTCCGCGGTGATCAGACTACCTTCGTTTGGCCCGGCACGGCGACGGCTGGCGTCGGCGGGGCGGCGTCGAAGTCGTATTTCGCCGGGGCGAGGCTGACTTCCGAAGCCAACGCTTCATCCATGTTCAGCATCTGGCCGGAGTAAGTCGCGAGGCGGCCGAGGATCGCCGTCATCGTGCTCATCGCGCCGTTGTGTCCTTCATTCAGCGGCGAGCCGGCGCGGATGCTGGCGAAGAGGTCGTCGTGTTCCACCTGGTAGGCGTTCGGCGTGGGACCACGGTAGCGCCACGGTTCTTGCCCGGCAGCCATAATCCGCGCGGCACTAATGTCCGCGGTGCCCTTGGTGCCGATGACGTGCTCCGAGACGCTGCTCCAGCAGTTGGGGATGTGCCGGCAGTAGCTGAACATCCGGGAGCCGTCGGCGTACTCGAATTCCACGGCGTGATGATCGTAGATCTCGCCGTACTCTTCGGCGACGCGCACCTGACGTCCGCCCATGCCTTGCGCGCGGACCGGATAGGCCGCTTTGACCCAGTTGATCACGTCGAGGTTGTGAATGTGCTGCTCGACGATGTGATCGCCGCAGAGCCAGTTGAAGTAGTACCAGTTCCGCATCTGGTAGTGCATCTCGGTCTCCCCTTCCTGCTTCGGGTTGACCCAGACGCCGGCGTCGTTCCAGTAGCAGCGCGCCGCGACGATATCGCCGATCGCGCCGTCTTGCAGACGCTTGATCGTCTCGATGTACGGCGGTTGATGATGACGCTGCAGCCCGACGCCGACGCCAAGATTCTTCTGCTTGGCGATTTCCACGGCCGCCAAAACCTTGCGAACACCCGTCGGATCGACCGCGACCGGCTTCTCCATGAAGATGTGCTTGCCCGCGTTCACGGCCGCCTCGAAATGAATCGGGCGGAAGCCCGGCGGCGTGGCCAGGATCACGAGATCGATATCGCACTCCAACACTTTCTGGTAAGCGTCGAAGCCGACGAACTGCCGTTCCTTCGGGACGTCGAGGCGATCGCTGGAGACCTCGGCCTTGAGGGCGTTCAAGCAGATGTCGATGCGGTTTTGAAAAGCGTCGCCGATGGCGACCAGTTTGACTGCGCCCTTGGTTTGCAGGGCCTGATTCGCGGCCCCGCTGCCGCGCCCGCCGCAACCGATTACGCCGATCCGAATCGTGTCATCTCCCGCCGCATGCGCGCTCCGCGCGATGCCCAGCGTGCCGGCGAACGTCGCCCCCGCGGCGGCCAAGGTCGATGTCTTCAAAAACCCGCGCCGCGAAGCATCGCGTGGCGATTCTGGCGCAGCCGCGCCGCCGGAGTTCGATTCGCTCATGTGTGGGATCCCTCGCGACAAAAGAATGGGAGAAAAGCAATGAGTTTGTAGGTCAGGCTTTCCAGCCTGACTTTCCAGCGCGGTTGTGGCATGGTCTCCCGACCATGTCACTCCTGGCTTGGTGTTGTCTGACATGGGAGACCTTCGGTCGGGGTCGTGGCACGGTCGGGAGACCGTGCCACAACAAAGGCGTCTCTATTTGTCCTTGTACTGCTGCAGCTTGTCCGCGCCATACATCTTCTTCTCTTCGTCGGTCGGTTCGCGGAACGGGCGGATCACGCGGAAGCCGACCCAGGTGGCGTCGGTGTAGTACCACATGCTTTGCGGCAACTGGGGATCTTGTTGCTTCCACGCTTTCTCGGAGACGATCCGCGTGGCGCTGCGCAGCTTTTCCGGATCATCGTTCCACGAACCGCCGCGCGCCACGCGGCCGTACAGCGCTGTCGGCGGATCGTACGGGTTCTTGGT
This window of the Planctomycetia bacterium genome carries:
- a CDS encoding Gfo/Idh/MocA family oxidoreductase; translated protein: MSESNSGGAAAPESPRDASRRGFLKTSTLAAAGATFAGTLGIARSAHAAGDDTIRIGVIGCGGRGSGAANQALQTKGAVKLVAIGDAFQNRIDICLNALKAEVSSDRLDVPKERQFVGFDAYQKVLECDIDLVILATPPGFRPIHFEAAVNAGKHIFMEKPVAVDPTGVRKVLAAVEIAKQKNLGVGVGLQRHHQPPYIETIKRLQDGAIGDIVAARCYWNDAGVWVNPKQEGETEMHYQMRNWYYFNWLCGDHIVEQHIHNLDVINWVKAAYPVRAQGMGGRQVRVAEEYGEIYDHHAVEFEYADGSRMFSYCRHIPNCWSSVSEHVIGTKGTADISAARIMAAGQEPWRYRGPTPNAYQVEHDDLFASIRAGSPLNEGHNGAMSTMTAILGRLATYSGQMLNMDEALASEVSLAPAKYDFDAAPPTPAVAVPGQTKVV